The Candidatus Acidiferrales bacterium DNA segment TAGTCAGGAGTTTTGATGGCTTCCATACAAAATACATCATTTGCAGTGGGAAGAAGAAAGACTTCCATTGCGAGAGCAAGACTTGTTCCAGGTACGGGAAAAATTTTTGTAAACGAGCAGCCGCATTTTGAGTATTTTCCTGTTGTGTCTGTCCAGAACGAGCTCTTTAAGCCGTTCGAAGCAACTGAAACCCAGGGGAAATACGACGTTCATGCAATTGTCGACGGCGGAGGGTTGAGTGGACAGGCCGGAGCGCTGAAGCTCGCGATCGCGAGAGCGCTGGTTAAAGAAGGTGAAGAGATGCGGGCACGGCTGCGCGCAGCAGGTGTGTTAACTCGTGACCCTAGAATGGTC contains these protein-coding regions:
- the rpsI gene encoding 30S ribosomal protein S9, with product MASIQNTSFAVGRRKTSIARARLVPGTGKIFVNEQPHFEYFPVVSVQNELFKPFEATETQGKYDVHAIVDGGGLSGQAGALKLAIARALVKEGEEMRARLRAAGVLTRDPRMVERKKYGRKKARKRFQWTKR